In Paenibacillus sp. J23TS9, a single genomic region encodes these proteins:
- a CDS encoding 2-phosphosulfolactate phosphatase: MRVDVIANVDDIRTEDFIQKSAVVIDVLRATSTMITALAKGACGLLPVETVPQAQSKRSEHTFVGGERYYKKIPGFQAGNSPHDYMSEEIAGKLVVLTTSNGTRGLLKSQRASRLLAASFMNGTACASALTAFERDVILLCAGCKNEFSLEDGLCAGMIIDAMESHLGHPLRLNDLGVAMKLAYRQSRHMLYETVMEGASAKQLIKLGFAHDVEYCTGVDTVPVVPIVKNDLILTPLY; encoded by the coding sequence ATGCGGGTGGACGTGATTGCCAATGTGGACGATATTAGAACAGAGGATTTTATACAAAAAAGCGCCGTTGTGATAGATGTATTGCGTGCTACGAGTACAATGATCACGGCGCTTGCCAAGGGTGCATGCGGCCTGCTTCCCGTTGAAACCGTCCCCCAAGCCCAAAGTAAACGCAGCGAACATACCTTTGTCGGCGGAGAACGCTATTATAAGAAGATTCCGGGTTTTCAGGCCGGCAACTCCCCTCACGACTATATGTCGGAGGAAATCGCAGGCAAGCTGGTGGTTTTGACCACTTCCAACGGAACTCGTGGTCTTCTGAAATCGCAGCGGGCGTCGCGGCTCCTCGCCGCTTCCTTTATGAACGGCACAGCCTGTGCATCCGCGCTCACAGCTTTTGAAAGAGATGTTATCCTGCTATGTGCAGGCTGCAAAAACGAATTCTCACTGGAAGACGGATTATGTGCGGGGATGATTATTGATGCCATGGAATCCCATTTAGGTCATCCATTGCGTTTGAACGATCTGGGAGTGGCTATGAAGCTTGCCTACCGGCAAAGCCGTCATATGCTGTATGAGACGGTTATGGAGGGGGCTTCCGCCAAACAGCTTATCAAGCTTGGATTCGCACATGATGTGGAATACTGCACGGGTGTTGATACCGTGCCAGTGGTGCCCATCGTCAAAAATGATCTCATTTTGACACCGCTCTATTAG
- a CDS encoding YqhV family protein: protein MDKFVISMASLRMLSGGIEIAAALLMLRLAQVDKALAVNSLLAIVGPTVLILTTSIGLIGLADKLSWGKIAWIFVGVSCLLIGILRK, encoded by the coding sequence ATGGACAAGTTCGTAATCAGTATGGCCAGTCTACGTATGCTTTCGGGCGGCATTGAAATTGCTGCAGCCCTGTTAATGTTGCGGCTCGCTCAGGTCGATAAGGCGCTTGCTGTGAACTCTTTGCTGGCTATCGTAGGACCGACTGTACTTATCTTAACGACATCAATTGGTCTCATTGGTCTGGCTGACAAGCTATCCTGGGGAAAGATCGCATGGATCTTTGTCGGTGTATCCTGTCTCTTAATCGGAATTTTGAGAAAATGA
- the spoIIIAA gene encoding stage III sporulation protein AA: protein MRGQLGGGRITNLNWLELFPDRIKSILLQLPRDLLERLEEIRIREGRPLEVNESGGHHFVTGQGMLTMEEEKAYRPERDDSRRFLDLISNHSLYTLEEELRKGFITVPGGHRIGLSGRTVLSGGRVEHIRDISGFNIRIAREVQGAANEILPYLYDDKERRMKHTLILSPPQHGKTTLLRDLARQISSGSLGSSPARNLGKKVGIIDERSEIAGSLHGVPSFDVGPRTDVMDACPKAEGMMMMIRSMSPDVLIVDEIGREEDAEAVTEALHAGISVIASAHGSGPEEILNRPAMQGLMENQMFEMYVLLHRGNGKTTFRLMDRQMRALQVGMKGEARHA from the coding sequence ATGAGAGGACAGCTCGGAGGTGGTCGTATTACGAATCTAAACTGGCTTGAACTGTTTCCGGATCGGATCAAGTCCATTCTGCTTCAGCTGCCTCGTGATCTTCTAGAGAGGCTGGAGGAAATACGCATCCGCGAAGGAAGACCGCTGGAAGTAAATGAATCAGGCGGACACCACTTCGTAACCGGACAAGGGATGCTCACCATGGAAGAGGAGAAAGCGTATAGGCCCGAGCGGGATGACAGCCGCAGATTTCTAGACCTGATCAGCAATCATTCCTTATATACCTTGGAAGAGGAACTGCGCAAAGGGTTCATCACCGTTCCTGGTGGACACCGTATTGGATTGTCCGGGAGAACTGTTTTGTCAGGTGGAAGAGTGGAACATATCAGGGACATCAGCGGATTCAATATTCGGATCGCCAGAGAAGTTCAAGGAGCAGCCAATGAAATCCTTCCTTATCTATACGATGACAAGGAAAGAAGAATGAAGCATACGCTTATTCTCTCCCCACCGCAGCACGGTAAAACAACACTATTGAGAGATCTTGCCCGGCAGATCAGCAGCGGAAGCTTAGGCTCCTCACCAGCCAGAAATTTGGGGAAGAAGGTTGGCATCATTGACGAGCGTTCTGAAATTGCCGGAAGCCTGCATGGTGTGCCGAGCTTTGATGTTGGGCCTCGGACTGATGTCATGGATGCATGTCCCAAAGCTGAAGGCATGATGATGATGATCCGTTCCATGTCACCAGATGTTCTGATCGTAGATGAGATCGGAAGGGAAGAGGATGCAGAGGCGGTAACCGAAGCTCTCCATGCAGGTATTTCCGTTATTGCATCAGCCCACGGCAGTGGACCTGAAGAGATCCTTAACCGACCGGCCATGCAGGGACTTATGGAAAACCAAATGTTTGAAATGTATGTCCTGTTGCATCGCGGGAATGGCAAAACAACATTCCGTTTGATGGATCGGCAAATGCGGGCGCTTCAGGTGGGAATGAAGGGGGAAGCTCGTCATGCTTAA
- the spoIIIAB gene encoding stage III sporulation protein SpoIIIAB — protein sequence MLKLIGAVLILLSGTLAGFHQAARFAARPKQIRELILAMQRLETEISYGFTPLPDAFRKMSEQLGEPLRSIFRSAAIHMASGGITAQESIQRSLNENWKRTAMKTPERDILHQLSFTLGTSDRQDQIKHIALAAQQLKHEEAVARDEQAKYEKISRSLGLLIGALIVILIF from the coding sequence ATGCTTAAGTTGATCGGGGCGGTGCTCATATTACTCTCCGGCACACTTGCAGGGTTTCACCAGGCAGCCCGTTTTGCGGCCAGACCCAAGCAGATTCGGGAGTTGATACTTGCGATGCAGAGACTTGAAACTGAAATATCGTATGGGTTTACGCCTCTCCCGGATGCATTCCGCAAGATGTCAGAGCAGCTGGGAGAGCCGCTGCGGAGCATTTTCAGGAGTGCAGCCATTCATATGGCCTCTGGAGGAATCACAGCCCAGGAAAGCATCCAACGTTCCCTGAATGAGAACTGGAAGCGTACCGCGATGAAAACGCCGGAGCGCGACATTCTCCATCAGCTCAGCTTCACGCTTGGGACAAGTGACAGGCAGGATCAAATCAAGCACATCGCCTTGGCCGCCCAGCAGCTAAAGCATGAGGAAGCTGTGGCAAGAGATGAGCAGGCAAAATACGAAAAAATCAGCAGAAGTCTCGGGCTATTGATTGGAGCATTGATCGTCATTTTGATCTTTTAG
- the spoIIIAC gene encoding stage III sporulation protein AC, whose product MNFEVNAIFQIAGIGIIIAMIHTVLKQMGKEDMAHWVTVIGFVVVLFMVVRLLDNLLQEIKTIFLFQ is encoded by the coding sequence ATGAACTTTGAAGTGAACGCAATTTTCCAGATTGCGGGAATCGGCATCATCATTGCGATGATTCACACGGTGCTCAAGCAAATGGGAAAAGAGGATATGGCTCATTGGGTGACGGTCATCGGCTTTGTCGTGGTGCTGTTCATGGTCGTCCGGCTGCTCGATAACCTGCTGCAGGAGATCAAAACCATTTTTCTGTTCCAGTAG
- the spoIIIAD gene encoding stage III sporulation protein AD, protein MEIIQVVGLGLIATILIMVVKEQKPMFAFLLAAATGVLIFMFLMGKISTVISELERMAKSSGVEMIYLKTILKIIGIAYIAEFGAQVVRDAGQENIASKIELAGKILIMVLAVPIIGIIIETVLKLLPS, encoded by the coding sequence ATGGAAATTATACAGGTGGTAGGTCTTGGGCTCATAGCCACAATATTGATTATGGTCGTTAAAGAGCAGAAGCCGATGTTCGCTTTTCTGCTGGCCGCCGCAACGGGCGTACTGATCTTCATGTTCCTTATGGGCAAGATCAGTACTGTCATTTCCGAGCTGGAGCGGATGGCCAAGTCCTCCGGTGTCGAGATGATCTATCTGAAGACGATTCTCAAGATCATTGGCATTGCCTACATCGCTGAATTTGGCGCACAGGTAGTACGGGATGCCGGGCAGGAGAACATAGCCTCAAAAATCGAATTGGCCGGCAAAATTTTGATCATGGTGCTCGCGGTACCGATTATCGGCATCATTATAGAAACCGTGCTGAAATTGCTGCCTTCGTAG
- the spoIIIAE gene encoding stage III sporulation protein AE: MLGQRRLDKRHLIIFLILFLLVGATRVFAASPADQWVKQQAEALPKDQVESYWENLMKDYGGFFPDQKVPSFMDILLPGGDSFNVKNVFSALGSFMWHEVLYNGKLLVTIVILSIMSMILETLQSAFERKTVSKVAYSLCYMVIIVLAINSFNVAIGYAKEAIDRMIDFMMAMVPLLFALLASMGNVVTVSVTHPLIIFMINTVGTLIHTLIFPLLFFSAVLHLVSSISDKYKLTQMANLLRNISVGFLGVLLTIFLGVISVQGITSSITDGVTIRAAKYVSGSFIPVVGKMFADATDTVISASLLIKNSIGLVGVIIILFLCAFPAIKILVLALIYNISAAIMQPLGDSPITTCLETIGKSMLYVFAALAAVGLMFFLAITIMLTAGNVTVMMR; the protein is encoded by the coding sequence ATGCTGGGACAACGACGGCTGGACAAACGGCATTTGATCATATTTCTGATTCTGTTTTTGCTGGTGGGTGCAACGCGGGTTTTCGCCGCTTCTCCAGCAGACCAGTGGGTCAAGCAGCAGGCGGAAGCCCTGCCGAAGGATCAAGTGGAATCCTACTGGGAGAACCTGATGAAAGATTATGGAGGGTTTTTTCCGGATCAGAAAGTGCCTTCCTTTATGGATATATTGCTGCCGGGTGGCGACAGCTTCAATGTCAAAAATGTCTTCTCGGCTCTAGGCTCCTTTATGTGGCATGAAGTGCTTTACAATGGGAAACTGCTCGTCACCATCGTGATACTGAGCATTATGAGCATGATTCTGGAGACGCTGCAATCGGCTTTCGAAAGAAAAACAGTCAGTAAAGTGGCTTACTCGCTTTGCTATATGGTGATCATCGTACTGGCTATTAACAGCTTCAACGTTGCCATCGGATATGCCAAGGAAGCGATCGACCGGATGATTGATTTTATGATGGCGATGGTGCCGCTCCTGTTCGCGCTTCTCGCATCGATGGGTAACGTGGTCACGGTCTCGGTAACACATCCACTCATTATCTTTATGATCAACACCGTCGGAACCCTGATCCATACGCTGATTTTTCCGCTGCTTTTCTTTTCGGCAGTGCTTCACCTGGTCAGCTCCATTTCCGATAAGTACAAGCTGACACAGATGGCCAACTTGCTCCGTAATATCAGCGTTGGATTTCTCGGAGTCCTGCTTACGATCTTTCTAGGAGTCATATCAGTCCAAGGTATCACGAGTTCTATTACAGACGGGGTTACCATCAGGGCGGCTAAATATGTGTCAGGAAGCTTTATACCGGTTGTGGGGAAAATGTTTGCCGATGCCACGGATACCGTAATCTCGGCTTCACTGCTTATCAAAAACTCCATCGGCCTTGTCGGGGTTATCATTATTCTCTTCCTGTGTGCTTTCCCAGCCATAAAAATTTTAGTCCTTGCCCTGATCTACAACATATCTGCCGCCATTATGCAGCCGTTGGGTGATTCGCCGATTACTACATGTCTTGAAACGATCGGCAAGAGCATGCTGTACGTTTTCGCAGCGCTGGCAGCGGTTGGTCTGATGTTCTTTCTGGCCATCACGATCATGCTCACAGCGGGTAATGTGACCGTCATGATGAGGTAA
- the spoIIIAF gene encoding stage III sporulation protein AF yields the protein MTWLSGWLKEVIMVVLLASFVDLILPSRSMERYVKLVLSLLILLTLLSPLIKVLTQAADVKLADAFNKWNQQSALGGNKGSLQQIMDQAKQLKNQQQEQSLEWAAQEIAAQMKEQIRKQNGQSPAEVKVVLAMQEGRAADGGNALNPYIKGVTVVMQPEAAGPKDTADGQDSSPDIRVEPVTTVQVEVNIDPIQESSDNSGGTTSSKAAGTGNEDISVSEHAEDIKKMLGNTWGIEPETVVVQSGKAGNRKL from the coding sequence GTGACCTGGCTGAGTGGTTGGCTGAAGGAAGTTATCATGGTTGTGCTGCTGGCCTCCTTCGTGGATCTCATCCTGCCGAGCCGGTCCATGGAGCGATACGTCAAGCTGGTACTGAGCCTTCTAATATTGCTCACGCTGCTAAGTCCCTTAATCAAAGTGCTCACGCAAGCAGCTGATGTGAAACTCGCGGATGCTTTTAACAAATGGAATCAGCAATCTGCATTAGGCGGAAACAAGGGAAGCCTACAGCAAATTATGGATCAGGCGAAACAGCTGAAAAATCAACAGCAGGAGCAGTCCCTGGAATGGGCCGCACAGGAAATTGCAGCTCAGATGAAAGAACAAATCCGGAAACAAAATGGTCAAAGTCCGGCAGAAGTGAAGGTTGTGCTGGCGATGCAGGAGGGTCGTGCTGCGGATGGGGGAAATGCGCTGAACCCTTATATAAAAGGAGTGACGGTTGTTATGCAGCCAGAGGCAGCTGGTCCAAAGGATACGGCAGACGGACAGGATTCATCCCCGGATATCCGCGTTGAACCTGTTACAACCGTACAGGTTGAAGTTAATATAGATCCGATACAGGAAAGTTCGGACAACTCCGGCGGAACGACATCTTCAAAAGCAGCGGGTACCGGAAATGAAGATATCAGCGTAAGTGAACATGCCGAAGACATCAAAAAAATGCTGGGTAACACATGGGGAATCGAACCGGAAACCGTCGTTGTTCAAAGCGGCAAAGCCGGAAACCGGAAGCTCTAA
- the spoIIIAG gene encoding stage III sporulation protein AG — protein MGKWFKKLEQWIGGGGRGGGKRINTFRWLIIVGLIGVAIILFNSFVNVKKLDNENIGREPPSATTSKETFQSNDSETSAFSSIEEAAEDKMKDILEKIVGVGTVDIMVTVDSTDEIVYQRNIKDSQQQSDENDANGGKRHTTQYTRDGEVVTYEQSGTQTPMITKRVKPQIRGVLIVAKGAENEVVKQLIVDAVEKGLNVPGYRISVVPRKQG, from the coding sequence ATGGGGAAATGGTTCAAGAAGCTGGAACAGTGGATCGGTGGCGGCGGGCGGGGGGGCGGAAAGCGGATTAACACCTTCCGCTGGTTGATTATCGTGGGACTGATCGGAGTCGCGATTATTCTTTTCAACTCCTTTGTCAATGTGAAAAAACTTGATAACGAGAACATTGGCAGGGAACCGCCATCAGCGACAACATCCAAGGAAACCTTTCAAAGCAACGACAGCGAGACGAGCGCTTTCAGCAGCATAGAGGAAGCGGCAGAAGACAAGATGAAGGATATTTTGGAAAAAATCGTTGGTGTGGGCACGGTGGACATCATGGTTACGGTAGATTCCACAGACGAAATCGTATACCAGCGAAATATCAAGGATTCACAGCAGCAGTCGGATGAAAATGATGCCAATGGCGGCAAGCGCCACACAACGCAGTATACGCGTGACGGGGAAGTTGTTACGTACGAGCAGTCAGGAACCCAAACTCCCATGATTACGAAAAGAGTGAAGCCGCAAATCCGGGGTGTGCTGATTGTCGCCAAAGGTGCAGAGAACGAAGTCGTAAAGCAGCTGATTGTGGATGCGGTGGAAAAAGGATTGAACGTGCCGGGATACCGCATATCCGTTGTTCCGCGTAAGCAGGGGTAA
- a CDS encoding SpoIIIAH-like family protein: MNSKRQTIWLVSMLSLMVVLSAYYLFTEDSGSSKTPVADSQQVGTAVKTSDKEAASSGKTTTENGVEVTEVITDGKVNDTTGKTTASNTETGTKDADKDTAKDTTKDNTDKTAATAKTDDKDQASADKAATDKTASTGKTAAADDKTTAKTEKSDADVLKEVAAQTQKSSGVSEIESYLFQRSQDNLKKHNDLMATMNNMTKDPAESAKASEELTTLETKENKIQGIEEELEQKYSFANAFVKEENDKYQVLVLSDKPDVKQAVSIVELVMKEMNVSQDKVSVKYMAP; the protein is encoded by the coding sequence ATGAACAGTAAAAGACAAACGATTTGGTTGGTATCGATGCTGAGCTTGATGGTTGTGCTGTCCGCTTACTACCTGTTTACGGAGGACTCGGGTTCATCCAAGACACCGGTCGCTGATAGCCAGCAGGTCGGGACTGCGGTGAAAACATCGGATAAGGAAGCGGCGTCTTCTGGTAAAACAACGACAGAAAACGGAGTCGAGGTTACTGAAGTGATTACAGACGGTAAAGTCAATGACACAACCGGAAAAACGACGGCCTCAAACACGGAAACAGGCACCAAAGATGCTGATAAAGATACGGCGAAGGACACAACCAAGGACAATACCGACAAAACCGCTGCCACAGCGAAAACAGACGACAAGGACCAGGCTTCGGCAGATAAAGCTGCTACAGATAAAACGGCTTCCACAGGCAAGACGGCAGCAGCAGATGATAAAACGACAGCTAAAACTGAAAAAAGCGATGCGGATGTGCTGAAGGAAGTAGCTGCTCAAACCCAAAAAAGCTCCGGGGTCAGCGAGATCGAATCATACCTCTTCCAACGTTCACAGGATAATCTGAAAAAACATAATGATTTGATGGCAACGATGAACAACATGACCAAGGATCCGGCTGAATCCGCCAAGGCAAGTGAAGAGCTCACCACACTGGAAACCAAAGAAAACAAAATTCAAGGAATCGAAGAGGAACTTGAGCAAAAATATTCCTTCGCCAACGCTTTCGTGAAGGAAGAAAATGATAAGTATCAAGTGCTTGTTCTCAGCGACAAACCTGATGTGAAGCAGGCAGTCAGCATCGTCGAGCTGGTCATGAAAGAGATGAATGTATCCCAGGATAAGGTCAGCGTGAAGTATATGGCTCCTTAA
- the accB gene encoding acetyl-CoA carboxylase biotin carboxyl carrier protein, with protein MLKLSEIKELIQLVDQTSVHELDIELEGTHLTIRKANKTEVVTSQPVATQQYLQVPQQAMPQFLNPSAATDAGQQSAAGEKSAADSSLHKIVSPMVGTFYRSPSPEAGSFVSVGDKVNEKSTVCIIEAMKLMNELEAEVKGEIVEILVENGQLVEFGQPLFLVKSE; from the coding sequence ATGTTGAAGTTAAGCGAAATCAAAGAGTTAATACAATTGGTCGATCAGACCTCGGTACATGAATTGGATATCGAATTGGAAGGAACACATCTGACGATCCGCAAGGCAAACAAAACCGAAGTGGTAACCAGCCAACCGGTTGCGACCCAGCAATATCTTCAGGTTCCGCAGCAAGCGATGCCTCAATTTTTGAATCCGTCTGCAGCTACCGATGCCGGTCAGCAGTCCGCGGCCGGTGAGAAAAGTGCAGCCGACTCTTCATTACATAAGATTGTATCTCCGATGGTGGGTACGTTCTACAGATCTCCATCCCCTGAAGCGGGTTCGTTTGTTAGCGTCGGAGACAAAGTGAATGAAAAATCCACGGTATGCATCATTGAAGCTATGAAGCTTATGAATGAGCTTGAAGCTGAAGTCAAGGGTGAGATCGTGGAGATTCTCGTGGAAAACGGACAACTGGTTGAATTCGGGCAGCCTCTGTTTCTGGTGAAGTCGGAATAA
- the accC gene encoding acetyl-CoA carboxylase biotin carboxylase subunit, translating to MKFHKILIANRGEIAVRIIRACRELGISTVAVYSEADKDALHVRLADEAYCIGPTSSKESYLNITNIMSVATLTECDAIHPGYGFLAENADFAEICESCNITFIGPSADAINKMGDKAVAKQTMKSAGVPVIPGSDGLVEDLDEAIMIGRDIGYPLIIKATAGGGGKGIRIAEDEPALVKQITAAQQEAQKAFGNAGVYLEKFLTGMKHVEIQIMADNFGNAVSLGERDCSVQRRRQKLVEESPCPVISQEVREKMGEAAVRAAKAVNYSGAGTLEFLLGPDGQFYFMEMNTRIQVEHPVTEMVTGMDLIKEMISVGEGNPLSFAQEDIVINGSSIECRINAEDPARNFMPAPGKIQFYLPPGGPGVRVDSAAYQGYSIPPYYDSMIAKLIVWAPTREEAIAKMKRALSEFAVEGIHTTIPFHLKLLEHPTFNKGDFDIKFLEENEI from the coding sequence ATGAAATTTCATAAAATCCTGATAGCCAACCGCGGTGAAATTGCCGTCCGCATCATCCGGGCCTGCCGGGAGCTTGGCATTTCCACGGTTGCTGTATATTCCGAAGCGGACAAGGATGCGCTCCATGTCCGTTTGGCGGATGAAGCTTACTGTATTGGTCCAACGTCATCCAAGGAAAGCTATTTGAACATCACGAACATAATGAGTGTGGCAACGCTTACCGAGTGTGATGCTATCCATCCCGGATACGGATTCCTGGCCGAAAATGCCGACTTTGCGGAAATTTGTGAGTCCTGCAATATTACATTTATCGGTCCATCTGCAGATGCAATTAACAAGATGGGCGATAAAGCCGTAGCGAAGCAGACGATGAAATCAGCGGGTGTGCCGGTCATTCCTGGTTCGGACGGTCTAGTAGAGGATTTGGATGAGGCTATTATGATTGGCCGGGATATCGGTTATCCTTTGATTATTAAGGCGACTGCGGGAGGCGGAGGTAAAGGCATCCGTATCGCAGAGGATGAGCCGGCACTGGTCAAGCAGATTACAGCAGCACAGCAGGAAGCGCAAAAGGCATTCGGCAATGCGGGTGTATATCTTGAGAAATTCCTGACCGGCATGAAGCATGTGGAAATCCAGATCATGGCCGACAATTTCGGTAATGCTGTCAGTTTGGGTGAACGGGACTGTTCAGTCCAGCGCCGCAGACAAAAGCTAGTGGAAGAGTCACCATGTCCGGTTATTTCCCAAGAAGTGCGGGAGAAGATGGGCGAAGCAGCTGTACGTGCTGCCAAAGCTGTTAACTATTCGGGTGCGGGAACGCTTGAGTTTCTGCTCGGACCAGACGGACAATTCTATTTTATGGAGATGAATACCCGTATTCAGGTTGAGCATCCGGTCACTGAAATGGTAACCGGTATGGATCTGATTAAGGAAATGATCTCCGTTGGGGAAGGCAATCCGCTTTCGTTTGCTCAAGAGGATATCGTAATTAACGGCAGTTCCATTGAATGCCGAATCAATGCAGAGGATCCAGCCCGCAACTTTATGCCGGCTCCGGGCAAAATCCAGTTCTATCTTCCACCGGGAGGACCTGGTGTGCGTGTAGACAGCGCTGCCTATCAAGGATATTCGATTCCTCCGTACTACGATTCCATGATTGCCAAGTTGATCGTTTGGGCTCCTACACGTGAAGAGGCTATCGCCAAGATGAAACGGGCACTGTCTGAATTTGCCGTTGAAGGCATTCACACGACCATTCCTTTCCATCTGAAGCTTCTGGAGCATCCAACCTTCAACAAAGGTGATTTCGATATTAAATTCCTAGAGGAAAACGAGATATAG
- a CDS encoding Asp23/Gls24 family envelope stress response protein: MSTVPSESERTDIGEIQIAPEVIEVIAGLATVEVKGVAGMSGGFAGGIAELLGRKNLSKGVKVEVGQREAAVDVSVIIEYGQRLPEVATEIQRNVKRSIEMMTGLTVIEVNVQIHDVHFKNAERVDDIDFSQRVK; encoded by the coding sequence ATGAGCACAGTACCGAGTGAGTCTGAACGTACGGATATCGGTGAAATACAGATTGCACCTGAAGTGATTGAGGTTATTGCAGGTCTCGCAACCGTTGAAGTTAAAGGTGTTGCAGGTATGAGTGGCGGCTTTGCAGGCGGTATTGCCGAACTGCTCGGACGTAAGAACTTGTCCAAAGGTGTAAAGGTGGAAGTCGGTCAGCGTGAAGCTGCTGTAGACGTTTCCGTCATTATTGAATATGGACAGCGGCTGCCTGAGGTGGCTACTGAAATTCAACGCAACGTCAAACGCTCCATCGAAATGATGACTGGCCTGACCGTTATTGAAGTGAACGTGCAAATTCATGATGTTCATTTCAAAAATGCCGAGAGAGTGGATGACATAGATTTCAGTCAACGAGTGAAATAA
- the amaP gene encoding alkaline shock response membrane anchor protein AmaP: protein MAKILDRLLLFVYSLSIGVISVFAILRMSDLVPALGDYMDGATLQITVIVVGAVLFLLSIRFFYISIRRERVHIHSIDQRTEYGDIQISVETIENLCLKAAARIRGAKDLKARIRVTEAGLEIMIRAIVEGDVSIPSMTTDIQKQVHDYLQETTGIPVSNVAVYIANVAQSAAIKSRVE, encoded by the coding sequence GTGGCCAAAATACTGGATAGACTTCTGCTGTTTGTGTACAGCCTAAGTATCGGAGTAATTAGTGTATTTGCCATCCTCCGCATGAGTGATTTGGTTCCGGCACTGGGTGACTACATGGACGGAGCAACACTTCAGATTACGGTTATCGTGGTCGGCGCTGTTTTGTTCTTGCTCAGCATCCGGTTTTTCTATATTTCCATTCGCCGCGAACGGGTTCATATTCATTCGATCGATCAGCGTACGGAATATGGTGATATCCAGATTTCTGTGGAAACGATTGAAAATCTTTGCTTGAAAGCTGCTGCCAGAATTCGGGGAGCCAAGGATTTGAAGGCGCGGATTCGCGTGACGGAGGCTGGACTTGAAATCATGATTCGCGCTATCGTGGAGGGGGATGTATCCATTCCTTCCATGACGACCGATATCCAAAAGCAGGTCCATGATTATCTTCAGGAAACAACTGGTATTCCGGTGTCGAATGTGGCCGTATATATAGCCAATGTAGCCCAGTCGGCAGCGATTAAGAGTAGAGTGGAATAG
- a CDS encoding DUF2273 domain-containing protein encodes MLWKEIWESHRGRIIGVAGGIFFGFIYLFAGFWDMLFFALVVFIGYTAGKRKDLRLGSFFRWSEMGQWLSERWRPFK; translated from the coding sequence ATGCTCTGGAAAGAAATATGGGAGAGTCACAGAGGGCGGATAATCGGCGTTGCCGGCGGAATCTTTTTTGGGTTTATTTATTTGTTTGCAGGTTTTTGGGATATGTTGTTCTTTGCATTGGTTGTGTTCATAGGATATACTGCCGGCAAAAGGAAGGACTTGCGGTTAGGGTCTTTTTTTCGCTGGAGTGAAATGGGGCAGTGGCTTTCCGAGCGCTGGCGTCCTTTTAAGTGA
- the nusB gene encoding transcription antitermination factor NusB — protein sequence MKRRLAREIVVQSLYQMEMNEVGGEEAVNMLLDEAAEENDTERVIKNEIELKAYVLELVNGVWSHKQAIDGLLENYLKGWQISRLSRVDRQILRLATFELLYSSDVPAKVAVNEAIELSKHFGTDESGKFVNGVLGNMFRELDKLKNNPS from the coding sequence ATGAAAAGACGTTTAGCAAGGGAAATCGTCGTGCAAAGCCTATATCAAATGGAAATGAATGAGGTGGGCGGTGAAGAAGCAGTTAATATGCTGCTGGATGAGGCTGCAGAGGAAAATGATACGGAACGTGTCATTAAGAATGAAATTGAGCTGAAGGCATACGTGCTGGAACTGGTAAACGGTGTCTGGAGTCACAAGCAAGCCATTGACGGCCTTCTGGAAAATTACTTGAAAGGTTGGCAGATCAGCCGTCTGTCGAGGGTCGACCGCCAGATTTTACGCCTCGCTACGTTTGAGCTGCTGTATTCCTCGGACGTTCCGGCCAAGGTTGCTGTAAATGAGGCGATTGAGCTTTCCAAGCATTTTGGTACGGATGAATCAGGTAAGTTTGTTAACGGTGTTCTGGGGAACATGTTCCGCGAGCTGGACAAGCTGAAAAACAATCCTTCATAG